A window of the Clupea harengus chromosome 8, Ch_v2.0.2, whole genome shotgun sequence genome harbors these coding sequences:
- the zgc:152891 gene encoding polyunsaturated fatty acid lipoxygenase ALOX15B — MEGFHITVRTSALPLAGSYSILHVSLISTQGKIVSDVLDHAESHLLPGSAFTILVGGSHDVDQVALVRLRLEVRPGFPDLDWHCQCVEVNHGPRVQVFPCHRWLQAADGDVELRSEDVCMVNREKVDVLKEHRTRELSTKQQHIRWHTFADGVPRCVDMQTLKPLGPNLSSTRQSPGTNLHYLRGFTERKDPWGSFKEIEQFFMQNGSGNSVAMYVWSHWREDAFFGYQCLNGCNPLLVRQIHSIPCILSVTPELVQPFLPEGSSLELELERGKVFLLDYEVLEGVPPNVINGKQQQLATPLCLLHASADGNLKPIAIQLQQKPSSENPVFLPSDPQPDWLLAKMWTRCADFQCHQLISHFLRTHLLGEVCCVATLRQLPEVHPIHMLLMPHVRSCLQINIQARASLLAPNGVFDRSIGCGLNAIPVLLAHATARLRYHTLCVPEDLKARGVETLPNYYYAQDALKLWNALHRFATRWVDLYYHSNTEVEEDSELQSWIMEIFTEGFLGNTESGMPQSFESKEELSKFITMVIFSCSALHAAVNFSQFDFNLWMPNCPASMSRSPPQSKGSVKEEDLVTFLPDVNATCSVLTTLALLSEPGVNFVPLCQYNEPYFSNDAHCRLVEEVQKELSTIGAEISERNSKMELPYSYLSPDRIENSVSI, encoded by the exons ATGGAAGGCTTTCACATTACCGTAAGAACATCCGCTCTACCACTTGCTGGTTCCTACAGCATTTTGCATGTTTCCTTGATCAGCACCCAGGGCAAGATTGTATCCGATGTCCTAGACCATGCGGAAAGCCACCTGTTACCTGGTTCG GCTTTCACAATCTTAGTTGGAGGAAGTCATGATGTGGACCAGGTGGCTCTGGTCCGCTTACGCCTGGAGGTCCGGCCTGGATTTCCCGACCTGGACTGGCATTGCCAGTGTGTTGAGGTAAATCATGGTCCTCGAGTTCAAGTCTTCCCCTGCCACAGGTGGCTGCAGGCGGCTGATGGTGATGTTGAACTCCGCAGTGAGGATG TTTGTATGGTGAATAGGGAAAAAGTAGATGTCCTTAAGGAGCACAGGACACGAGAGCTGAGCACAAAACAGCAGCACATTAG GTGGCATACCTTTGCCGACGGAGTACCCCGCTGTGTGGATATGCAGACTCTGAAACCCCTTGGACCAAACCTGAGTTCCACACGTCAGAG TCCAGGCACTAATTTGCACTATCTAAGGGGGTTTACGGAACGGAAAGATCCATGGGGAAGCTTCAAAGAGATTGAACAGTTTTTCATGCAGAATGGAAGTGGAAATTCTGTTGCCA tGTATGTTTGGTCCCACTGGAGAGAAGATGCCTTCTTTGGATATCAATGCCTGAATGGCTGTAATCCCCTTCTGGTCCGACAGATCCACAGCATCCCCTGCATCCTGTCAGTCACCCCAGAGTTAGTCCAGCCCTTCCTCCCTGAGGGATCTtctctggagctggagctggag agagggaaagtgttTCTGCTGGATTATGAAGTTCTGGAAGGTGTGCCACCAAATGTCATCAATGGGAAACAGCAGCAATTGGCCACTCCTCTGTGTCTTCTGCATGCTTCTGCAGATGGAAATCTAAAACCCATTGCCATTCAG CTCCAACAGAAGCCCAGCTCAGAAAACCCAGTGTTCCTGCCATCTGACCCTCAACCGGATTGGTTGCTGGCCAAAATGTGGACTCGCTGCGCAGACTTCCAGTGTCACCAGCTCATCTCCCATTTCCTTCGCACTCATCTACTGGGAGAGGTGTGCTGTGTCGCCACCCTGAGGCAGCTACCAGAAGTGCATCCTATTCATATG CTTCTGATGCCACATGTTAGGAGTTGTCTCCAAATCAACATTCAAGCCCGGGCCTCCCTACTGGCCCCTAACGGGGTATTTGATCGG TCCATAGGTTGTGGCCTGAACGCAATCCCAGTTCTACTGGCACATGCCACGGCTAGGCTGCGTTATCACACTCTGTGTGTTCCAGAGGACCTGAAGGCAAGAGGAGTGGAAACTCTGCCAAACTACTACTATGCCCAAGATGCACTGAAATTGTGGAACGCTCTTCACAG GTTTGCTACAAGGTGGGTGGATTTATATTACCATAGCAACACTGAGGTCGAAGAGGACAGTGAGTTGCAGAGCTGGATCATGGAAATTTTCACAGAGGGCTTTCTGGGGAACACAGAATCCG GAATGCCACAGTCATTTGAGAGCAAAGAGGAGCTGAGCAAGTTCATCACCATGGTGATCTTCAGCTGCTCAGCCCTGCACGCTGCCGTTAACTTCTCTCAA TTCGACTTCAACCTGTGGATGCCAAACTGTCCGGCCTCCATGTCCAGGTCACCTCCTCAGTCTAAAGGCTCAGTAAAGGAGGAGGACCTGGTGACCTTCCTGCCAGATGTCAACGCCACCTGCAGCGTCCTCACCACCCTCGCCCTGCTCTCAGAGCCAGGTGTCAACTTT GTGCCCTTGTGTCAGTACAATGAGCCTTACTTCAGCAATGACGCCCACTGCAGGCTGGTTGAAGAGGTGCAGAAGGAACTGAGCACAATAGGGGCTGAAATctcagagagaaacagcaaGATGGAGCTTCCCTACAGTTATCTCTCTCCTGATCGCATTGAGAACAGTGTGTCAATCTAA
- the LOC105896215 gene encoding trafficking protein particle complex subunit 14-like, producing MVQMMESQCEYFMYFPAVPISDLSDPGRYRTLPRRSHLYLGETVRFLLVLRCSDAGSDTLSRNDSAFEFGTESASGRAWRELASSLCAVASVSPGESRHRSYAYLDHDHHSSGNEGPEEGEETEGRPSVRRDAIGCGFKECKPLLIHNNGSGVREFRKAPLKSPLDEPVVLSDEVIFPLTVSLDKLPVNTHKVKVMVTVWKQEAEKAEVQENGYLTVLQQQAPALTFRQDLNTFKAQVSTTLTVLPPPTVRCKQITVAGKHVTVLKVLNECSQDDVNVHDLRILPNFNASYLPMMPDGSVLLVDNVCHQSGEVAMASFCRMESLTCRLPSMLSSLEEHDFLFQLQLSDMPPEDSTEGLEVPLIAVLQWSTTKMPFTNCIYTHYRLPSIRLDCPRFVMTASCPSTVKTQDLFRVRYTLLNNLQDFLAVRLVWTPEGRGQSEDVIGPVVCQSPLSNLGQCRKGSTLSFTVAFQILRAGLYELSQHMKLKLQFTAPVSNPPMDARPLSRKNSPSSPAMRDLLDRHQTSLGRSQSFSHQQPSRSLIMRAGSAMERRAITPPVGSPVGRPLYLPPQEKAALSLDKIAKRECKVLVLEPDRDQLKHL from the exons ATGGTACAGATGATGGAGTCACAATGCGAATATTTCATGTATTTCCCCGCGGTTCCCATATCAGACTTGTCAGACCCTGGACGCTACCGAACGCTCCCTAGACGAAGTCATCTTTACCTGGGAGAAACAGTGCGCTTCTTGTTGGTTTTAAGGTGCAGCGATGCGGGGAGCGACACACTCTCAAGGAACGATAGCGCGTTTGAATTCGGAACCGAGAGTGCGAGTGGTCGTGCATGGAGAGAACTGGCCAGTTCGCTTTGCGCAGTGGCGAGTGTCAGTCCAGGGGAAAGCAGACATCGCTCTTACGCTTACCTCGACCACGACCATCATAGTAGCGGCAATGAAGGTCCTGAGGAGGGTGAAGAGACTGAAGGAAGACCGTCAGTTAGAAGAGATGCCATAGGTTGTGGCTTTAAAGAATGCAAGCCACTGCTCATTCATAACAACGGCAGTGGTGTCCGTGAGTTCCGCAAGGCCCCATTAAAG TCGCCCTTGGATGAGCCAGTGGTCCTAAGTGATGAGGTTATCTTTCCCTTGACTGTCTCCCTCGATAAACttcctgtcaacacacacaaggtcaag GTGATGGTGACTGTTTGGAAGCAGGAGGCCGAGAAAGCGGAGGTGCAGGAGAATGGCTACCTCACAGTCCTGCAGCAGCAAGCGCCAGCACTCACCTTCCGACAGGATCTCAATACCTTTAAAGCTCAGG TGAGCACAACTCTTACTGTGCTACCGCCCCCGACTGTGAGATGCAAGCAGATCACCGTCGCTGGGAAACATGTCACAGTACTGAAAG TGTTAAATGAGTGTTCCCAGGATGATGTTAACGTCCATGACCTGAGGATTCTACCAAACTTTAATGCATCATATCTACCCATGATGCCAGATGGTTCAGTCTTGCTTGTTGACAATGTCTg CCACCAATCAGGAGAAGTTGCCATGGCATCGTTTTGTCGAATGGAAAGCCTTACCTGCCGCCTACCCAGCATGCTCAGCTCCTTGGAAGagcatgacttcctgtttcagctGCAACTGAGTGACATGCCCCCAGAGGACTCCACTGAG ggtCTTGAGGTCCCCCTAATAGCAGTGCTCCAGTGGTCAACTACTAAAATGCCTTTCACCAACTGTATCTATACACATTACAG GCTGCCCAGTATCAGGTTGGATTGCCCCCGCTTTGTGATGACCGCCAGCTGCCCCAGTACAGTCAAGACACAGGACCTTTTCCGGGTCCGCTACACCTTACTCAACAACCTACAAGACTTCCTGGCTGTGCGACTGGTCTGGACCCCTGAAG GGCGTGGCCAAAGTGAAGATGTGATTGGTCCTGTAGTCTGTCAGTCACCTCTCAGTAACCTTGGCCAGTGTCGCAAAGGCAGCACCCTCTCCTTCACTGTGGCCTTCCAGATACTAAGAGCTGGACTCTATGAG TTGAGCCAGCACATGAAGCTGAAGCTGCAGTTCACGGCGCCAGTGTCAAACCCCCCAATGGATGCGCGCCCCCTCTCCCGGAAGAACAGTCCCTCCAGCCCGGCCATGAGGGACCTGCTGGACCGGCACCAGACCAGCCTGGGCCGCTCACAGTCCTTCTCCCACCAGCAGCCTTCGCGCTCCCTCATCATGAG GGCAGGCAGTGCCATGGAGCGGCGAGCCATTACCCCTCCTGTGGGGTCGCCGGTAGGAAGGCCCCTGTACCTGCCCCCTCAGGAGAAGGCCGCCCTGTCGCTCGACAAGATCGCCAAAAGAGAGTGCAAGGTGCTTGTGCTGGAGCCGGACCGGGACCAACTGAAACATTTATAA